A stretch of the Drosophila sulfurigaster albostrigata strain 15112-1811.04 chromosome 2L, ASM2355843v2, whole genome shotgun sequence genome encodes the following:
- the LOC133835109 gene encoding LOW QUALITY PROTEIN: calcium uptake protein 1 homolog, mitochondrial (The sequence of the model RefSeq protein was modified relative to this genomic sequence to represent the inferred CDS: deleted 1 base in 1 codon): MSVLRFLVTRQALTALSRRATLPAPTLFQNSRTYTTLYNYCNRNQIIASTNSTITTTTANQRQLQLQQTREHKRFGHGEERTPKVTKYFHFMVITLFVISVLDWGKVKRLLMPKVDADAGQQPTNGVSAGESDSDSETTVDADDKLKTVKEKIGFRERKIIEYENRIRQFSTPDKVFRYFATIQVPVADDRHEVYMTPTDFLTSMTPGMKQPDGLGLDQYRRYDPKSVGEQLNLQLERDSIFYKLGSFGLITFSDYIFLLTVLSISRRHFEIAFRMFDLNGDGDVDCEEFEMVATLVRQQTSMGTRHRDHANTGNTFKGVNSALITYFFGPNMDEKLTIEKFLDFQEQLQREMLSLEFERKQPNEEGNITEADFAELLLAYAGYPQKKKLKKLKRVKRRFRDHGTGISKQDYLDFFHFLNNINDVDTALTFYHIAGASIDQKTLQHVAKTVAAVNLSDHVVDVVFTIFDENNDNQLSNKEFVSVMKNRVQRGLEKPKDTGFLKMMRSVFKCAKETKPVLLDI; the protein is encoded by the exons ATGTCTGTGCTGCGTTTTTTGGTAACGCGACAGGCGCTAACGGCGCTTAGCAGACGCGCCACACTGCCCGCCCCAACCCTATTCCAAAATTCACGTACATACACAACGCTGTATAATTATTGCAATAGGAATCAAATCATAGCGAGCACAAATtcaacaatcacaacaacaacggcaaatCAAAGACAACTTCAACTACAGCAAACACGGGAGCACAAGCGTTTTGGTCATGGCGAGGAGAGAACGCCGAAGGTAACCAAATACTTCCATTTCATGGTTATCACATTGTTTGTGATCTCCGTGCTAGATTGGGGCAA agtAAAGCGCTTGCTCATGCCAAAAGTTGACGCGGATGCGGGTCAGCAACCAACGAATGGCGTTAGTGCCGGCGAAAGCGACTCCGATAGTGAGACCACCGTCGATGCCGATGACAAGCTCAAAACGGTCAAGGAGAAGATCGGTTTCCGTGAGCGCAAA ATCATTGAATATGAGAATCGCATCAGGCAATTCTCAACGCCAGACAAAGTATTTCGCTATTTTGCCACCATCCAAGTGCCGGTGGCCGATGATCGACATGAGGTCTACATGACACCAACCGAT TTTTTGACTAGCATGACGCCAGGCATGAAGCAACCAGATG GTCTGGGATTGGATCAATACAGACGCTACGATCCTAAA TCGGTGGGTGAGCAGCTGAATCTGCAGCTGGAGCGGGACAGCATCTTCTACAAACTTGGCTCCTTTGGCCTCATCACCTTCTCTGACTATATCTTTTTGCTCACCGTACTTTCGA TTTCCCGTCGTCACTTCGAGATCGCCTTCCGCATGTTCGATTTgaatggcgatggcgatgtggACTGCGAGGAATTCGAAATGGTGGCGACTCTTGTCCGGCAACAGACGAGCATGGGAACACGACATCGCGATCATGCCAACACCGGGAACACGTTCAAG GGCGTCAATTCGGCATTGATCACGTATTTCTTTGGACCCAATATGGATGAGAAGCTGACCATCGAAAAGTTCCTCGACTTCCAAGAGCAACTGCAACGTGAAATGCTCTCGCTGGAGTTTGAACGGAAACAACCCAACGAGGAGGGCAACATCACCGAAGCGGACTTTGCTGAACTGTTGCTCGCCTATGCGGGATatccccaaaaaaagaagctcAAGAAGTTGAAGCGTGTGAAGCGTCGTTTTCGTGATCATGGCACTGGCATTTCCAAGCAGGATTATCTCGACTTCTTTCACTTTCTGAACAACATCAACGATGTGGACACGGCGTTGACTTTCTATCACATTGCGGGCGCTTCGATTGATCAGAAGACTTTGCAACATGTGGCCAAAACTGTGGCCGCTGTCAATCTCTCCGATCATGTGGTTGATGTGGTCTTTACCATCTTTGATGAGAACA ATGACAACCAGCTGAGTAACAAAGAATTCGTTTCGGTCATGAAGAATCGCGTGCAACGCGGTTTAGAGAAGCCCAAGGATACCGGCTTCCTTAAGATGATGCGTTCAGTGTTCAAATGTGCCAAGGAAACCAAACCCGTCTTACTTGACATTTAG
- the LOC133835106 gene encoding zinc finger protein 853 isoform X2, translating into MGLADDDDNFVCPAASVDNNNSSTRKSMELSSAGCADCCSDCTPVPPACCATSGSCCEEAACCETNCQLLPSEQTISYEYHEPEENFVSIDDAKIKSLLLKIGQQQQQQRQQLQRELQQERERQRQQQQQQQQIIELLDDDETAIRCSPDIQLIPKPVEQHRIVARIELSDSECDEEEQETIAEKELPLSCELRSSPAHIIVLQSDDDEQTNLLQPLPPEVATATKKRPTRPYVKRRGRNFYQCQACGKKVQSNYNLRRHMMIHTGERPFPCDLCERRFREFSDLKKHRRRHMNDPRYICMICHLYPPMEQDSTRCVECEGKNLLLNPQDCEDGPEVVNAVDKDDDDDEEAEPEAEPEQAQETDQEEGDDTLMSPPPVATTLIAPPSPLLVVTLVPPLPTPPPSASVTISSIPRSYSSANSSSSLSNDATLVSQLPARTSRNRRSYPCPLCHRPFGTRHNLKRHYMIHTGEKPFSCTKCRKPFRECSTLKKHMVTHVRERWYKCLRCPAKYKDYLHYTSHKATHGNETPLELGSVAQHRVRSSDSDDGESSLEDWLECCECQSRFTRLDAYTAHLKQHDLELYGMSVDDVEDDDQEVEVA; encoded by the exons ATGGGGCttgccgacgacgacgacaacttcGTTTGCCCCGCTGCTTcagtcgacaacaacaacagctccaCTCGAAAA AGCATGGAGCTTTCGTCCGCCGGCTGTGCTGATTGCTGCAGCGACTGCACCCCCGTCCCACCCGCTTGCTGTGCTACGTCCGGCAGCTGCTGCGAAGAAGCTGCCTGCTGTGAAACGAATTGCCAGCTGCTGCCGAGCGAACAGACGATCAGCTATGAATATCACGAGCCCGAAGAGAATTTTGTGTCGATTGATGATGCGAAGATTAAAAGCTTGCTGCTCAAGAttggacaacagcagcagcaacaacgacaacaattaCAGCGCGAATTGCAGCAGGAAAGGGAacgacagcggcaacaacagcagcagcagcaacagattATTGAGCTATTGGATGATGATGAGACTGCAATTCGATGCTCACCTGATATACAGTTGATTCCCAAGCCCGTGGAACAACATCGCATTGTGGCACGCATTGAGCTGAGCGACAGTGAGTGCGATGAGGAAGAGCAGGAGACAATAGCTGAGAAGGAGTTGCCACTCAGCTGTGAACTGCGATCGAGTCCGGCTCACATCATCGTGCTGCAGTCGGATGATGACGAGCAGACGAATCTTTTGCAGCCACTGCCTCCAGaggttgcaactgcaacaaagaAGAGACCCACGAGACCTTATGTGAAGCGACGGGGTCGCAATTTCTATCAGTGCCAAGCGTGTGGCAAGAAAGTGCAGTCCAACTACAATTTGCGGCGTCACATGATGATACACACAG gAGAACGTCCCTTTCCATGCGACTTATGCGAGCGTCGCTTTCGCGAGTTCAGCGATCTGAAGAAGCATCGACGTCGTCACATGAACGATCCGCGCTATATCTGCATGATCTGTCACTTGTATCCACCGATGGAGCAGGACTCCACGCGCTGTGTGGAATGTGAGGGCAAGAATCTGTTGCTCAATCCTCAGGACTGTGAAGATGGGCCAGAAGTTGTGAATGCTGTGGACaaagacgatgacgacgatgaagaGGCTGAACCAGAAGCAGAGCCAGAGCAGGCACAGGAAACAGATCAAGAGGAAGGAGATGATACGTTGATGTCGCCTCCACCAGTTGCCACAACTCTAATTGCCCCGCCGTCACCCTTGCTGGTGGTCACCTTGGTGCCTCCATTGCCAACGCCACCTCCCAGTGCATCGGTAACAATTTCGAGCATTCCGCGGAGCTACAGCAGCGCGAACTCTTCCTCGTCGCTGAGCAACGATGCAACTTTAGTGTCGCAGTTGCCAGCGCGAACTTCCCGCAATCGACGTTCCTATCCCTGTCCGCTCTGTCATCGTCCATTTGGAACGCGGCACAATCTCAAGCGACACTACATGATACACACGGGAGAGAAACCCTTCAGTTGCACCAAGTGCCGGAAGCCGTTTCGGGAGTGCTCCACGCTCAAGAAGCATATGGTGACCCATGTGCGAGAACGCTGGTATAAATGCCTGAGATGTCCAGCCAAGTATAAGGACTACTTGCATTACACGTCACACAAGGCGACGCATGGCAATGAGACACCATTGGAGTTGGGATCTGTTGCTCAGCATAGAGTGCGTTCCTCGGACAGTGATGATGGGGAAAGCTCTCTGGAGGATTGGCTGGAGTGCTGTGAATGCCAGAGTCGATTTACACGCCTGGATGCGTATACAGCGCATCTAAAGCAACACGATTTGGAACTGTATGGCATGAGTGTGGATGATGTGGAGGACGATGATCAGGAAGTCGAAGTGGCTTAG
- the LOC133835106 gene encoding zinc finger protein 853 isoform X1: MGLADDDDNFVCPAASVDNNNSSTRKVILKISMELSSAGCADCCSDCTPVPPACCATSGSCCEEAACCETNCQLLPSEQTISYEYHEPEENFVSIDDAKIKSLLLKIGQQQQQQRQQLQRELQQERERQRQQQQQQQQIIELLDDDETAIRCSPDIQLIPKPVEQHRIVARIELSDSECDEEEQETIAEKELPLSCELRSSPAHIIVLQSDDDEQTNLLQPLPPEVATATKKRPTRPYVKRRGRNFYQCQACGKKVQSNYNLRRHMMIHTGERPFPCDLCERRFREFSDLKKHRRRHMNDPRYICMICHLYPPMEQDSTRCVECEGKNLLLNPQDCEDGPEVVNAVDKDDDDDEEAEPEAEPEQAQETDQEEGDDTLMSPPPVATTLIAPPSPLLVVTLVPPLPTPPPSASVTISSIPRSYSSANSSSSLSNDATLVSQLPARTSRNRRSYPCPLCHRPFGTRHNLKRHYMIHTGEKPFSCTKCRKPFRECSTLKKHMVTHVRERWYKCLRCPAKYKDYLHYTSHKATHGNETPLELGSVAQHRVRSSDSDDGESSLEDWLECCECQSRFTRLDAYTAHLKQHDLELYGMSVDDVEDDDQEVEVA; encoded by the exons ATGGGGCttgccgacgacgacgacaacttcGTTTGCCCCGCTGCTTcagtcgacaacaacaacagctccaCTCGAAAAGTAATCTTGAAAATC AGCATGGAGCTTTCGTCCGCCGGCTGTGCTGATTGCTGCAGCGACTGCACCCCCGTCCCACCCGCTTGCTGTGCTACGTCCGGCAGCTGCTGCGAAGAAGCTGCCTGCTGTGAAACGAATTGCCAGCTGCTGCCGAGCGAACAGACGATCAGCTATGAATATCACGAGCCCGAAGAGAATTTTGTGTCGATTGATGATGCGAAGATTAAAAGCTTGCTGCTCAAGAttggacaacagcagcagcaacaacgacaacaattaCAGCGCGAATTGCAGCAGGAAAGGGAacgacagcggcaacaacagcagcagcagcaacagattATTGAGCTATTGGATGATGATGAGACTGCAATTCGATGCTCACCTGATATACAGTTGATTCCCAAGCCCGTGGAACAACATCGCATTGTGGCACGCATTGAGCTGAGCGACAGTGAGTGCGATGAGGAAGAGCAGGAGACAATAGCTGAGAAGGAGTTGCCACTCAGCTGTGAACTGCGATCGAGTCCGGCTCACATCATCGTGCTGCAGTCGGATGATGACGAGCAGACGAATCTTTTGCAGCCACTGCCTCCAGaggttgcaactgcaacaaagaAGAGACCCACGAGACCTTATGTGAAGCGACGGGGTCGCAATTTCTATCAGTGCCAAGCGTGTGGCAAGAAAGTGCAGTCCAACTACAATTTGCGGCGTCACATGATGATACACACAG gAGAACGTCCCTTTCCATGCGACTTATGCGAGCGTCGCTTTCGCGAGTTCAGCGATCTGAAGAAGCATCGACGTCGTCACATGAACGATCCGCGCTATATCTGCATGATCTGTCACTTGTATCCACCGATGGAGCAGGACTCCACGCGCTGTGTGGAATGTGAGGGCAAGAATCTGTTGCTCAATCCTCAGGACTGTGAAGATGGGCCAGAAGTTGTGAATGCTGTGGACaaagacgatgacgacgatgaagaGGCTGAACCAGAAGCAGAGCCAGAGCAGGCACAGGAAACAGATCAAGAGGAAGGAGATGATACGTTGATGTCGCCTCCACCAGTTGCCACAACTCTAATTGCCCCGCCGTCACCCTTGCTGGTGGTCACCTTGGTGCCTCCATTGCCAACGCCACCTCCCAGTGCATCGGTAACAATTTCGAGCATTCCGCGGAGCTACAGCAGCGCGAACTCTTCCTCGTCGCTGAGCAACGATGCAACTTTAGTGTCGCAGTTGCCAGCGCGAACTTCCCGCAATCGACGTTCCTATCCCTGTCCGCTCTGTCATCGTCCATTTGGAACGCGGCACAATCTCAAGCGACACTACATGATACACACGGGAGAGAAACCCTTCAGTTGCACCAAGTGCCGGAAGCCGTTTCGGGAGTGCTCCACGCTCAAGAAGCATATGGTGACCCATGTGCGAGAACGCTGGTATAAATGCCTGAGATGTCCAGCCAAGTATAAGGACTACTTGCATTACACGTCACACAAGGCGACGCATGGCAATGAGACACCATTGGAGTTGGGATCTGTTGCTCAGCATAGAGTGCGTTCCTCGGACAGTGATGATGGGGAAAGCTCTCTGGAGGATTGGCTGGAGTGCTGTGAATGCCAGAGTCGATTTACACGCCTGGATGCGTATACAGCGCATCTAAAGCAACACGATTTGGAACTGTATGGCATGAGTGTGGATGATGTGGAGGACGATGATCAGGAAGTCGAAGTGGCTTAG
- the LOC133835106 gene encoding zinc finger protein 853 isoform X3, which yields MYCGKSMELSSAGCADCCSDCTPVPPACCATSGSCCEEAACCETNCQLLPSEQTISYEYHEPEENFVSIDDAKIKSLLLKIGQQQQQQRQQLQRELQQERERQRQQQQQQQQIIELLDDDETAIRCSPDIQLIPKPVEQHRIVARIELSDSECDEEEQETIAEKELPLSCELRSSPAHIIVLQSDDDEQTNLLQPLPPEVATATKKRPTRPYVKRRGRNFYQCQACGKKVQSNYNLRRHMMIHTGERPFPCDLCERRFREFSDLKKHRRRHMNDPRYICMICHLYPPMEQDSTRCVECEGKNLLLNPQDCEDGPEVVNAVDKDDDDDEEAEPEAEPEQAQETDQEEGDDTLMSPPPVATTLIAPPSPLLVVTLVPPLPTPPPSASVTISSIPRSYSSANSSSSLSNDATLVSQLPARTSRNRRSYPCPLCHRPFGTRHNLKRHYMIHTGEKPFSCTKCRKPFRECSTLKKHMVTHVRERWYKCLRCPAKYKDYLHYTSHKATHGNETPLELGSVAQHRVRSSDSDDGESSLEDWLECCECQSRFTRLDAYTAHLKQHDLELYGMSVDDVEDDDQEVEVA from the exons ATGTACTGCGGCAag AGCATGGAGCTTTCGTCCGCCGGCTGTGCTGATTGCTGCAGCGACTGCACCCCCGTCCCACCCGCTTGCTGTGCTACGTCCGGCAGCTGCTGCGAAGAAGCTGCCTGCTGTGAAACGAATTGCCAGCTGCTGCCGAGCGAACAGACGATCAGCTATGAATATCACGAGCCCGAAGAGAATTTTGTGTCGATTGATGATGCGAAGATTAAAAGCTTGCTGCTCAAGAttggacaacagcagcagcaacaacgacaacaattaCAGCGCGAATTGCAGCAGGAAAGGGAacgacagcggcaacaacagcagcagcagcaacagattATTGAGCTATTGGATGATGATGAGACTGCAATTCGATGCTCACCTGATATACAGTTGATTCCCAAGCCCGTGGAACAACATCGCATTGTGGCACGCATTGAGCTGAGCGACAGTGAGTGCGATGAGGAAGAGCAGGAGACAATAGCTGAGAAGGAGTTGCCACTCAGCTGTGAACTGCGATCGAGTCCGGCTCACATCATCGTGCTGCAGTCGGATGATGACGAGCAGACGAATCTTTTGCAGCCACTGCCTCCAGaggttgcaactgcaacaaagaAGAGACCCACGAGACCTTATGTGAAGCGACGGGGTCGCAATTTCTATCAGTGCCAAGCGTGTGGCAAGAAAGTGCAGTCCAACTACAATTTGCGGCGTCACATGATGATACACACAG gAGAACGTCCCTTTCCATGCGACTTATGCGAGCGTCGCTTTCGCGAGTTCAGCGATCTGAAGAAGCATCGACGTCGTCACATGAACGATCCGCGCTATATCTGCATGATCTGTCACTTGTATCCACCGATGGAGCAGGACTCCACGCGCTGTGTGGAATGTGAGGGCAAGAATCTGTTGCTCAATCCTCAGGACTGTGAAGATGGGCCAGAAGTTGTGAATGCTGTGGACaaagacgatgacgacgatgaagaGGCTGAACCAGAAGCAGAGCCAGAGCAGGCACAGGAAACAGATCAAGAGGAAGGAGATGATACGTTGATGTCGCCTCCACCAGTTGCCACAACTCTAATTGCCCCGCCGTCACCCTTGCTGGTGGTCACCTTGGTGCCTCCATTGCCAACGCCACCTCCCAGTGCATCGGTAACAATTTCGAGCATTCCGCGGAGCTACAGCAGCGCGAACTCTTCCTCGTCGCTGAGCAACGATGCAACTTTAGTGTCGCAGTTGCCAGCGCGAACTTCCCGCAATCGACGTTCCTATCCCTGTCCGCTCTGTCATCGTCCATTTGGAACGCGGCACAATCTCAAGCGACACTACATGATACACACGGGAGAGAAACCCTTCAGTTGCACCAAGTGCCGGAAGCCGTTTCGGGAGTGCTCCACGCTCAAGAAGCATATGGTGACCCATGTGCGAGAACGCTGGTATAAATGCCTGAGATGTCCAGCCAAGTATAAGGACTACTTGCATTACACGTCACACAAGGCGACGCATGGCAATGAGACACCATTGGAGTTGGGATCTGTTGCTCAGCATAGAGTGCGTTCCTCGGACAGTGATGATGGGGAAAGCTCTCTGGAGGATTGGCTGGAGTGCTGTGAATGCCAGAGTCGATTTACACGCCTGGATGCGTATACAGCGCATCTAAAGCAACACGATTTGGAACTGTATGGCATGAGTGTGGATGATGTGGAGGACGATGATCAGGAAGTCGAAGTGGCTTAG